GAACTGAAGCAGATACTGCACTCCATCATCCGGCCGCACAATGTCATGTCCACTCAACAGGTAATCTAGTTAATGCCCCACCGTCACTCGGCCGGCCATTCGCTTCTgcaaattaattcaattaaatggaaGCGCTGTCCGTGCAAGCGCTGTCCTGCAGGCCAATGAAATTGTAAACCCACACCCACTACCCTGTTCCCTGTTCCCTGTTCATCCCCCAGGCCCTCTACACGGCTCTCCACCGGCTGAAGGAGGTGGTGCTCATCACGGACGACTTGCTGCGGATTCAGTACGCGAACCGTGCCACCGAGAGGCTGCTCAACATGCGGCTGGTAAGTGGGTCCGCGTGGGCGGGTGGATTGTTTGCGATTGCGGCATTAATGAGATTTCCGCGTTGGACAACAGGACGAGATCATTAGCAAGCAGCTGGAGGACATATTTGTGTCGGACCTCTCCACCATCAGCGAGCAGTGCAAGAACATCAAGGAGTTCGACGGCATCCTGACGGTGCGACGCAAGAGCCAGGAGGGCATACCCATGCACGTGCGCGTCGTGCCCGTGGCCTGCATAGGCAGGTGAGTGACCAATCCACAGTCCTCCACATTCCTCCATCCCCTAGCCAGCGAGTGAGTCTAATTGGCAATTTTGTCCGAACAGCGCACCCACGCACCtgattttcaactttgatgtGCCCGGCGGGCAGATGGACTTCATAGCCACGCTGCCGCAGCCCAAAGAGGCGCCTCGGGGCTCCCTGCACTCGGTGCGGCGCTGCAGCTTTGATGTCCGCTCCATCGCCTCGGACGGATTGAGAAGAACGAGCCTGGCCAAGCTGACGTCGCTGCCACTGGAGGCACCCATCACTAAAGTATGACTCCGCTTCCGCACTCGGGTTGTGGCTGCAGCACGTTGCAACTTTGGGAGGGCTTTTGGGATTGCCTAAATTGCTAAATTGCCGTCCGTGCCTGTGCCGTGTGCCTGTGCCTTGTGCCGTGTGCCGTGCGTCTGTGTCCGTCCGTGCtccgtctgtgtgtgtgtcctggTGTTCTGGTGTCCTGTCATGCCCCTGAGCATATGCAGCAAtagcaacggcagcagcagcaactgcagcagcgacagcaatAACATTAGCAACAATATTtgcacaagcacaagcacacagaCCATCCACACTCGCACCCCCGACACAGGCACCGACACACAGTGAGATCCGAAGGCAAATGCATTTACCGGATTGGAGTGGTGCTGACTTTGAGCATCGGTGTTTGTCTATGCGAGGGCCACTGGTTGACAGCAAGCTCTCTGCTTTTAATTATCAAATTAACCAATCCAATTTCCGCTATCGAATCGAAGGGGTCCGAAACACAGCTTTGTGACaagtggcgcccgaacagcAGCTTTGTAACaagtggcgcccgaacagggactaGTCTGTAATTAAAGATTGGCAAGCAAGAAAGCAAGAAAGCACACTCCAAGCTAGCCAAATGTATTTGACGTAAAAGAACCGACAATGGGTCACTTTTAACCCACATTGCCTCACTGTTCACCCATTTGAGCTCCTAATTTGTCATATACGTAATGCCTACTAATCCCAAGAATTCAACAGTAACCGCACATCTAAGCCACCATGTTCTTACATTGATTCTCTTTTTATCTCTTAATTGTTATGTTctcttttttacttttatgttTTGTGTACTCGAACAATGAACCAactcataaaaaatattacaaataatattacaaatgTACCAAACTGTTCGTTCGCACgttcgctcgctcgctcgaATTGCTCGCTGTGCGTCGCTaaccaaaatataaaaaaataaaccaaatgtacaaaactcaaaaccaacaaacacaaccgaaaaaaccaaaatcgaaaacaaaaacaaaaaacaaaccaaacgcAACCACTGCGCACTCGCACATTAGATAATCAATTTACTATCACAAGTACAGGAGAATTGTTCGGCCGATGAGGCGCGTCTCATAGACAAGGTCTTGGAGTTCCTGAAGCGCGAAGGACTCTACAGTCCGCAAATGAAGGAGATACGAACGGACGATCCCATAGCCACCGATCTGATCGGTGCCCTGCTAACGGTAAGTGCCACACCTACCTCCTGTCCATGGGATGCATCTAACTCGAATTGGCTTTTCCAGGGTCCCAGCGTGTACTCATCGCGCCGCAGCTCGAATGACTCCATCATACGCACTGGCAGCTCCACGAGAACCGCTGCCATTGTGCCCGCCAAAATGAAGGTGGGTATTCAACTAAGATCGGTCTACTAGTAACTAGTATGTAACGATGTACGATGTCTTGCAGTCCAATCCCATCATCATGGAACTACTTGACGAATCTCTCAGCTGGGACtttgatattttcaaattgGAGGAGATCACCGACTACCACCCGCTGCTCTACCTGGGCATGGAGATGTTCCGCCGCTTCGACGTCTTCGCCACCCTGAACATCGATGAGAACGTGTGCAAGGCCTGGCTGGCAGTGATCGAGGCCCACTACCGCAAGAGCAACACATATCACAACAGCACCCATGCCGCGGATGTGATGCAGGTGCGTTCCTGCTACCTGATCCTTGCCAGAACAATCTTTTAATATTCAAAACCTCTGTCCACCGTAGGCCACTGGCGCTTTCATCACCCAACTGACCAACAAGGATATGCTGGTGATGGATCGCATGGAGGAGGCGACCGCTTTgatcgccgccgccgcccacgACGTGGATCATCCTGGCCGCTCATCCGCCTTCCTGTGCAACTCGAACGACGCCCTGGCCGTACTGTACAATGACCTGACCGTGCTGGAGAACCATCACGCGGCCATCACCTTTAAGCTGACACTGGGTTAGTGTTTTCCTAACACTTCACTGTTAACTTCACTGAAATACTTCCCTACTTCCAGGCGACGATAAGATCAACATTTTCAAGAACCTGGACAAGGAGACGTACAAGTCGGCCCGCAGCACCATCATCGACATGATCCTGGCCACCGAGATGACCCGCCACTTTGAGCACCTGGCCAAGTTCGTGAGCGTCTTTGGCGGCGAGGAGCCGCGTGATGTAAGTGCTCCTATTTAACTCTATAGGGAATAGCAGCTAATTCATGTTTTCCCATCACTAGCACAACCCACAGACGGATGAGGAGACGTCCATACTCATGCGACGCATGCTGATCAAGGTGGCCGACGTGAGCAATCCAGCCAGGCCGATGCAGTTCTGCATCGAGTGGGCACGCCGCATAGCCGAGGAGTACTTCATGCAGACGGACGAGGAGAAGCAGCGCCACCTGCCCATCGTGATGCCGATGTTCGATCGGGCCACCTGCAGCATACCAAAGAGCCAGATCGGCTTCATCGAATACATCATACAGGACATGATGCACGCCTGGGAGAGTGAGTTCGTGGTGGCAGATCCTGCAGAGCAGCAACTAATGGCTAACTTCCTTTGCAGGCTTCATCGACATGCCGCAGCTGATCACCTACATGCAGATCAACTACTCGCAGTGGAAGAAGTACGACGAGCAGGGCGTCAACACGCTGGCGGAGATCATGGCCAAGCAGCCACCGGTGGGCAAGATGGCCAACTCCAAATAGCATACGGCCTTCCGGAGATTGTTCTCGGGTCTACTGAAGCCACTGCCGGCCCACGCGCCAGGTACCTCCACGATTGGCGAGAACGAGATGGAGGACGTGCTCTAGTGACGGCGTCGAAGGTCCTGCGACGTCTGACTCCGGACCCGCAGTCTCTCGGCCTAATCCTGAATCCACTGAAGTCGCAGCTCATCATCACGGCTTGAAGCCCAACCGAGTCCAACCAAGTCCACCCGAGTCCAACCGCTCCCTGGACTGCCCCACCACACCTATCTCTGAACGGACCAACGGACTGGGGGCGGACTGGGGTCACGGAGTGGGTTTGATTGGCTGGCTAACGAAGTGGTGCCCTCCTGAGCGGTGTCACAAATGCGGTATCATGCAAAGCAAAACTAACTAAGGCAAACAAGTAAACAATTATTGGGCTGGActcaaaattaaatgtttaagaTGCATCACAAGAAGCGAACTTTCtatttctatataaatatatataccatgtgagtctgtgtgtgcgtgagtgtgtaTGTCCCTCCATCCCCAtataaatgtgtatgtgtttagGCTAACGAAAGCGGACTGGCAGACTAGCATGCTTTGCTTTGCTAGCAAGCTGGCATGCTGGCATGAAGTCCCACAGCATATGGACCAGATCATATGGCGTGCGCTCCACTGTACCTGGCAACGGTATAATGTATAACAGTATAACGGTTTTGGCGACCCTACAGCGGTACTACCGAACCAAGTGTTACAAGCACGTAGTTCTCTCCCATCATGAAGACAATCTCTGTTGAATACTGCAAGGCCAAGTAAATCTAGTTTAATTGCTGTCCAAGTCAGAACCATAATCGGATTCGGACtaggattcggattcggatttggattcgggtTCGGAACGAGTACAAGGCCATAGCTAGACGAAGACTATACATACTAGATACATATGCACATGCGGCATACATAGGCGAGATCGCGGCAAGcagaatacatatatactactATCACTAGCGACTAGCTAAGCGGCTAAGCAGCTAAGCAGCTAAGAACTACAAGtaaaactgaaacaaactAATTCGAATCCACTCTTGAGACATATGAAATCCTATGGGGCCCCTTTTACTACCTAATTATCTAGTTACCTATTTTCCTAACTGAAGAAAAACGCGAAATGATGAGCTATCCTAACTAATACTATTAATGTTGTTTAGCTTTCTAAGCATACGGTATGAGAAATCAAACTAAACGCAAATGTTTACCAATTAAGTGAAATCCTTTTTGAAATCTTTTTATCTAATTGACTGAACaaattacatatacatatataaaccAGATCTATTAATACGAGTTGATAATACGTTCTTGTTATAACTAAATGAtgatgaatgaaatgaaattgaaaatgaaagcaaaataatatatacaatatacatatatacaatttatacaACTTTTACGAagcatattatatatatatttatatatgtcaTACGATATCGGCATTCATTCGCAGAGTTACAGTAATTTGTATGTGTTACCAGGTGTTAAATCCGTGCTTCAGAATGTTTTGATAGAAGTTATATACACGCCCCCCCAGTTCCCCTTTCCTTTGCAAGGCGTGCAAAGCCCCACCCACATCCTGTTTGCTCCACACGACCAACAACAACCCACCCACCAACCCACATTTTCCGCTCCCACACTTCGTATCACCACTACTGATCGCATTCAGTCGGAAAATTCACCCcaacaggcaaacaaaaaactgagCGATAGGagaatataaatgtatttgcatATTCAATGTTGttaatatgtgtgtgtttcaaTTGAATGTATTGGATTAAATCGCGTGAGTTACAAAAGCGCAAAAgttgaataaataaagcaaaagcTGCTCGTAATGTGGAATGCTAAGTAAAGTAAAATGCGAAAACAATTTACACGTTatgaagaatatacatatatgtatacatataatatttatagatacGGTACTACTACATGTTTCTGaacacaaaaatgataaaTCTTTACATACAACTATGTATATTTGTTACTACATCTGTTTGCTCCTTGCAGGTTAAGGATTATAAATGTTAAGATTTAGTCAAATTTATTgtaaaaaccaaacacaacacaacaaaaaaacaaacagaaatacaaacaagaaacaaaaacaaacgcaaataatacaaataaaaatccagcaaaatggaaattatcTACAAAAGCCACCGATCGAGAAAGCGAAAATTGGGATATGGGGTCAAGGTTGCCGGCCAAGTTAGCCAACTTGGCCAATTCTAGCCCAATATACGATTCTCTATCTGCCTAACAGCTCCATTAGTATTTCATTCAGGCTGTCAATAATGATCTATCTATTTATTTGATGTGAGCCCCACCCTCTGTGAATGCAAACAACCTGTTTTCAGCAGCTAATGGCTGGCATTCTTCCAACGCGACGACTGCCCAAAAGCGTCTTCTTAATTTCACCTGGCCGCCTCGATCGAAAGGTAAACAAAGCGTGCCTTTTCAGCCCGAAAACTTTCTTTCGGACGTCCCAACAAAGAAAGTCTTTCCGCCACTCCATCTTACAGCACCATCGATTCATGCTGCCCAAAATCGTGTCGCATATGTGTAAAAAACGAGTCCGGTTACGCGTTAATTGCATAATGTCGCTTGTTGTCTTGGCGATGGATGCGTGAAATTggctttaaacatttaaaaattgataTTAAATGTTAGTtagtgctttttgtttttactttttcttaaGTATTCATATTGAAAGAGTCAAAATAAGACTTCCTATTAGTTTATAAGACTTATGATTTATTTAGAATATCTCGGTAGTATGACATGAGATGCAGCTAAAGTAATGACTAGCAGAGTCTAATTAAATAGCGGCTTATAAGGTTCCACTAAGGACTGAGATTACATGTTTTGACTCTGCACTCATATGCCTTAGATaataaatcgaatataatttaaCATATCGATACATTACACAAGATATGAACGGAGCCCAAAAGTGTAGATCTTTAAATATGTTCGTGGTCGTCTGAATAAACATAAGTAGATAAAAACAGATTACCAACAGAACGGACAAATATTCTATGGACAAATATATAGCTATGGTCCCTTAACGATCGTGTCACGCTGCCATCTCCAAGTCGAGGAAAGAGCCGAGATTCTGCCGCCGATCCACGGGTGTTTCTCGAGCAGCGTTTAATGCGGTTTCAACTGCCGAGCCGATCAGTCCGATCAATCGTTCGCCCACTTGAGCCTTGCCCACCCGAGATCGAAGATGCCCCAGTCGAGCTTCTTTGCCAAGAGCGTGCCCTTCGAGCAGATCGACAAGCTGGCCATCAGTGGCGGCTACTCCTCGATCTTCGCCAGCAGCCAGCCATCGGTGCCGGTGGTCGGAAACTGGGAGCAGCGCTTCTGCCGCCTGGCGGACACCTTCCAGCCGATCCTGGATCGGGTGTACGACTTCGAGGTCCGCGAGGACGACGTGTGGATTGTCACCCTGCCGAAGTGCGGCACCACCTGGATGCAGGAGCTGGCCTGGTTGGTCATCAACGAGTGTGACTTTGAGACGGCCAAGAGCGTGGATCTCACGCATCGATCGCCCTTCCTTGAGTGCGTTCCCAAGCCATCAGCGTAGTTAAGTGAAGGGTACTAACCTAATAATCCTCTCCAGATTCAACGGAGTGGTTCCCAACGTGCCGCACGACACCATCGCCGCAGCGAACGAACTGCCCTCTCCGCGTCTGATCAAGTCCCATCTGCCCGCCTGGATGCTGCCGCGGCAGATCTGGAGCAAGAGGCCCAAGATAATCTATGTGTACCGCAACCCGAAGGACGCGGCCATCTCGTACTTCCACCACTGGCGTGGAATGGTGGGCTACCAGGGCACCAAGTCGGACTTCATGCACTCCTTCATCGATGGCTATGTGAACTTCACGCCCTGCTGGCCGCACATCCTGGACTTCTGGCAGCTGCGCCACGAGCCCAACATCTTCTTCACCAGCTACGAGCGGATGAAGGGTCAGCTGGGCCAGGTGATCGCGGAGGTGGCCCAGTTCCTGGAGCGCAGTGTCAGCCAGGAGCAGATCCAGCAGATGCAGCGACACCTCTCCTTCGAGAGCATGCGCGACAATCCCGCGTGCAACCACGTCAAGGAGTTCGAGAGCATGAAGGCCGCTGCAGGACGGGAGGTGGAGGAGTTCAGGTAGGTCCTTGGATCCAATCCAGGAGCAGGCTAATCAGTATCTCTCGTCACAGATTCGTTCGCCGCGGAGTCGTGGGCAGCCACAAGGATGAGCTCACCGCGGACATCATCCGGGAATTCGATCTCTGGTCGGACAGCAATCTGCGGGATTTCAAACTGAACATGGATGACTTTGCCAACTACAGCAAGTTTGCGTCTCTCTAATTGCTTTCGCCAAAGTGGCAGAGTGTATCTTGGGTAATCTTCGTTAATAGTCTGTAAGCTGTGGtgatataaatgtttaataaataattgcttCCCCCATACTGTATACTGTATACTGTATGTAACTTAATGGTTTTATGAGCGAGTTGTTTACGTTCCTGTGGTTGGCACTCCATTATCTACTATGACCGCGTTAAGTGGCTCATTATCATTACCAGCAGCTACTCCCATGAACATGCAGCATTATACATACAATTTATATTCCTATCTCTTCGATCTCAAAGCTACTTTCTTCGATATGAAAACAAAGCTTTGACCTACTTTATTGGGCGAAGTGCATCTATATCTTGTTTTCGTTGTTATTATCAAACGAAATGAAAGAAGCTTcccataaaaaacaaatcaaatgaaaatagcAATAGCTACAGAGCAATCTTATCATCGGCATGAAAGAGAGAGAACTGAGCAACTTGAGTAGGTCTTTCTCTTGAATGTTGAATAGTTCCGCAACCAGCCATATACTCAACTATATGCCCCATTCGAACTCAGTAAGCTATCGCCATGGATCGGGTTCAGGTCACGCCGCGGAGCTATCCCACCAACCTCATCGATAAAGACTGGGCAAACCGAAAGCTTTTGTATAGGGCAGACTCGGAGCAATTTCTAGGTCTGGTGCACGATTTGAAGCTCAGAGATGACGATGTTTGGATCGTAACTCTGCCGAAATGTGGAACCACTTGGATGCAGGAGCTACTTTGGTTGCTGCTCAACAACTGCGACTTCCAGGGCGCGTTGACCAAGGATCTGGAGCTACGAACTCCGTATCTCGAGTGGGTACATCGCCATCGAtgaatgtatatacatacttacACCTCTATGTCTATTAGGTTCAATTTCCTCGTTTTTAAAGACCTGAACCGCGCATTCGAGCCTATCGAGGAACTAAAGTCCCCACGACTGCTTAAGTCACACCTTCCGCTGGCTCTCCTGCCCACGAAACTTTGGGAAGGAAAGCACAAAGTGATCTATGTGTTCCGCAACCCTCTGGACTCCTCTGTCTCCCGGTATTACCACGGGGTAACTTTTGGTTTTCACTACGGGAAGACACTGCACGAGTACTTCGATGAGCTGTTGGCCAAGGATGACTTCGCAACGGAGTACATTGAACATGCACATGAGTTCTACCAGCTGAGAAACGAGCCTTGGGTCTTCTATACCAGCTTTGAAATGATGAAGAAAGATCTGCGAGGAGTGATCAACGATGTCTCCAGGTTTCTGGATAAACCCATCAACGATCAGCAAATGGAGCAACTGCTGAAGCATTTGTCATTCGCGGAAATGAAGAGTTGGAAGAGTATACGGAATCTTTGATCTTATGAAGCTAATGATTTTGCTTTTCAGAAAATCCCACAACGAATCATCTGTGGGAGTTGGCCCAGTCTCAACACGAAAACGCTGGGAAAGAGCGGCATTCGTATGATAAAGTCTCATAGTCTCATTTTCTGAATA
This sequence is a window from Drosophila teissieri strain GT53w chromosome 2R, Prin_Dtei_1.1, whole genome shotgun sequence. Protein-coding genes within it:
- the LOC122612374 gene encoding sulfotransferase 1 family member D1-like; the encoded protein is MDRVQVTPRSYPTNLIDKDWANRKLLYRADSEQFLGLVHDLKLRDDDVWIVTLPKCGTTWMQELLWLLLNNCDFQGALTKDLELRTPYLEFNFLVFKDLNRAFEPIEELKSPRLLKSHLPLALLPTKLWEGKHKVIYVFRNPLDSSVSRYYHGVTFGFHYGKTLHEYFDELLAKDDFATEYIEHAHEFYQLRNEPWVFYTSFEMMKKDLRGVINDVSRFLDKPINDQQMEQLLKHLSFAEMKKNPTTNHLWELAQSQHENAGKERHSFVRRGDVNGYKDELKPEQIEKANARIQEVLAKNGVTLDELLLLNAP
- the LOC122613922 gene encoding amine sulfotransferase, whose amino-acid sequence is MPQSSFFAKSVPFEQIDKLAISGGYSSIFASSQPSVPVVGNWEQRFCRLADTFQPILDRVYDFEVREDDVWIVTLPKCGTTWMQELAWLVINECDFETAKSVDLTHRSPFLEFNGVVPNVPHDTIAAANELPSPRLIKSHLPAWMLPRQIWSKRPKIIYVYRNPKDAAISYFHHWRGMVGYQGTKSDFMHSFIDGYVNFTPCWPHILDFWQLRHEPNIFFTSYERMKGQLGQVIAEVAQFLERSVSQEQIQQMQRHLSFESMRDNPACNHVKEFESMKAAAGREVEEFRFVRRGVVGSHKDELTADIIREFDLWSDSNLRDFKLNMDDFANYSKFASL